One Cyclopterus lumpus isolate fCycLum1 chromosome 7, fCycLum1.pri, whole genome shotgun sequence DNA window includes the following coding sequences:
- the gdi1 gene encoding rab GDP dissociation inhibitor alpha, with amino-acid sequence MDEEYDVIVLGTGLTECILSGIMSVNGKKVLHMDRNPYYGGESSSITPLEELYKRFTLPDSPPESMGRGRDWNVDLIPKFLMANGQLVKMLLYTEVTRYLDFKVVEGSFVYKGGKIYKVPSTETEALASNLMGMFEKRRFRKFLVFVANFDENDPKTFEGVDPKITTMRDVYKKFDLGQDVIDFTGHALALYRTDDYLDVPCLETINRIKLYSESLARYGKSPYLYPLYGLGELPQGFARLSAIYGGTYMLNKPVDEIVMEDGHVIGVKSEGEVARCKQLICDPSYITDRVRKAGQVIRVICVLSHPIKNTNDSNSCQIIIPQNQVNRNSDIYVCMISYAHNVAAQGKYIAIISTTVETSEPEAEIEPALELLEPIDQKFVAISDLYEPTDDGTDSQVFASRSYDATTHFETTCNDIKDIYKRMTGSDFDFENMKRKQNDVFGEDEQ; translated from the exons ATGGATGAGGAATATGATGTGATCGTTTTGGGCACCGGACTCACA GAATGCATTCTGTCCGGGATCATGTCTGTGAACGGGAAAAAGGTTCTACACATGGACAGGAACCCCTACTATGGTGGAGAgagctcctccatcacccctctGGAGGAG CTGTACAAGCGCTTCACTCTTCCAGATAGTCCGCCCGAGTCAATGGGCAGAGGAAGGGACTGGAACGTTGACCTCATCCCCAAGTTTCTCATGGCTAACG GTCAACTTGTGAAGATGCTGCTATACACAGAAGTGACACGGTACCTGGACTTTAAGGTAGTGGAGGGAAGCTTTGTCTACAAAGGCGGAAAGATCTACAAGGTGCCGTCGACCGAGACCGAGGCACTAGCCTCAA ATCTGATGGGAATGTTTGAGAAGCGAAGGTTTCGGAAGTTCTTAGTCTTTGTGGCCAACTTCGACGAGAATGACCCCAAGACCTTTGAGGGCGTGGACCCCAAAATCACAACGATGAGGGACGTTTACAAGAAGTTTGACCTCGGCCAGGATGTCATTGACTTCACTGGCCACGCCCTGGCCCTCTACAGGACAGATGA ctaTCTTGATGTTCCCTGTTTGGAGACGATCAATCGTATCAAGCTGTATAGTGAGTCGCTGGCACGGTATGGGAAGAGCCCCTATCTCTACCCTCTGTATGGTCTGGGAGAGCTGCCACAGGGATTTGCCAG ATTGAGTGCAATCTATGGAGGGACCTACATGCTGAACAAACCAGTGGATGAGATAGTGATGGAAGATGGCCATGTGATTGGAGTGAAGTCTGAGGGCGAG GTGGCCCGTTGCAAGCAGCTCATCTGCGACCCAAGCTACATCACGGACCGCGTCCGGAAGGCGGGTCAGGTGATCCGGGTGATCTGCGTCCTCAGCCACCCCATCAAAAACACTAATGACTCCAACTCCTGCCAGATCATCATCCCTCAGAATCAAGTCAACCGCAACTCGG ACATCTACGTGTGCATGATCTCCTATGCTCACAATGTGGCAGCCCAGGGGAAGTACATTGCCATCATCAGCACCACAGTGGAAACCAGCGAGCCCGAGGCTGAGATAGAGCCGgccctggagctgctggagccCATCGACCAAAA GTTTGTGGCTATTAGTGACCTTTACGAGCCCACAGATGATGGTACTGATAGTCAg GTCTTCGCCTCAAGGTCCTATGATGCCACGACTCATTTCGAGACCACTTGCAACGACATCAAGGACATCTACAAACGTATGAC
- the atp6ap1b gene encoding LOW QUALITY PROTEIN: V-type proton ATPase subunit S1b (The sequence of the model RefSeq protein was modified relative to this genomic sequence to represent the inferred CDS: inserted 3 bases in 3 codons; deleted 3 bases in 2 codons; substituted 1 base at 1 genomic stop codon) yields MTVSWFESREQSFAEKRKMAGSRCSSRVRIMAFLAIFATLVVTANSVAQVPLLAWSSDGLPPLASPAAGHIVPKGQLKAYLTSAFGSGSHTVLLFLQDKLSKDDFTVFGGVFGNKQDSAFQNLEAALQSSSSSLMLPALEWSDSSAIPALLQEKLGVSPLLVDADTLSHLSINTSASNLLLINLPYCTGLDMSCKEVLHGNDEIIGKVLSIMKDKDVLYTAIYTGLQPSRVISETSILSRPAGRSLLQLQALDVRPPIMXNISGNLCIMLWAQNLTISTSKDVWIDLHAETPSMEGSMCNSSTALLVLRYSSGYTLRFTMSRRFYPVSARFWFTMDSVQLLTGGLTASFIGSRGIYAPAEYSFHCQSVTSFXDTLLVPNNTNANTTLWRLNFIDFQIQGFRFGQXNRFLLCSDCAGFFTPGIWMGLLTGLLMLLIXVYGLHMIMQLNTMDRFDDPNGPSISVPQSE; encoded by the exons atgactGTCAGCTGGTTTGAGTCACGTGAGCAGAGCTTTGCGGAAAAACGAAAAATGGCAGGATCGAGGTGCTCCAGTCGAGTGAGAATAATGGCCTTTCTCGCCATTTTCGCCACTCTTGTCGTCACAGCGAACTCCGTTGCTCAAGTGCCACTCCTGGCGTGGTCCAGCGACGG GTTACCACCACTGGCCTCACCTGCAGCTGGTCACATCGTGCCCAAAGGCCAACTGAAGGCCTACCTTACCTCTGCCTTTGGCTCTGGCTCGCACACTGTGCTGCTGTTCCTGCAAGATAAG TTAAGCAAAGATGACTTCACAGTCTTTGGTGGAGTGTTTGGAAATAAGCAGGATAGTGCTTTTCAAAATCTTGAG GCTGCACTGCAGTCTTCTTCCTCATCATTAATGCTCCCTGCTTTAGAGTGGTCAGATTCCTCTGCCATCCCAGCTCTGCTGCAAGAGAAGCTGGGGGTCTCGCCTCTGCTTGTAGACGCAGacactctgtcacatctcagCATCAACACATCCGCCAGCAATCTACTCCTCATCAATCTTCCGTATTGTACTGG CTTGGACATGTCTTGCAAGGAAGTCCTTCATGGCAATG ATGAAATT ATTGGAAAAGTTCTAAGTATCATGAAAGACAAAGATGTCCTGTACACTGCGATATACACAGGCCTCCAGCCATCACGA GTGATTTCAGAGACATCTATT CTATCCAGACCGGCGGGGCGATCTTTGCTCCAATTACAGGCGCTCGATGTCAGACCGCCCATCA TTAATATATCCGGTAACCTTTGCATCATGCTTTGGGCTCAGAATCTCACCATCAGCACTTCAAAAGATGTGTGGATCGACCTCCATGCAGAAACACCTTCCATGGAAGGATCCATGTGCAACAGCAGCACCGCACT GCTTGTCCTCCGCTATAGTTCAGGCTACACACTAAG GTTCACCATGAGTCGCCGATTCTATCCCGTGTCTGCACGGTTCTGGTTCACCATGGATTCTGTGCAGCTGCTGACAGGCGGTCTAACTGCCTCTTTCATTGGGAGCCGCGGCATCTACGCCCCTGCAGAGTATTCCTTCCACTGCCAGTCTGTCACTAGCT GAGATACTCTGCTAGTGCCAAACAACACCAACGCGAACACCACTCTGTGGAGGCTCAATTTCATCGACTTTCAG ATTCAGGGCTTTCGGTTTGGCCAATAGAACCGATTTCTCCTATGCAGTGACTGTGCAGGGTTCTTCACCCCGGGGATTTGGATGGGGCTGCTGACCGGACTGCTCATGCTGTTGA TAGTCTACGGTCTGCACATGATCATGCAGCTAAACACCATGGATCGATTTGACGACCCCAATGGCCCGTCGATTTCAGTGCCTCAGTCGGAGTAA